A window of Paremcibacter congregatus contains these coding sequences:
- a CDS encoding SDR family NAD(P)-dependent oxidoreductase, giving the protein MPLDFTDKIVQITGAGSGFGRTAAEKFSKAGAKLVLSDINEAGLAETVSLLDLSTDRLLALHCDISDPDQVAHMVTRAVETFGALDIAINNAGMANEMARIGEASLSEFDQVMAVNVRGVFLCMQQELQQMSQQGHGVILNVASVAGLIGAPYMGIYAASKHAVIGLTKTAALEYARKNIRINAICPAFCYTPMVGQIIDGKGGDKREADMANNIPMGRLGTAEEIVHGMMWLCSTENSFTTGQALAFDGGLTTA; this is encoded by the coding sequence ATGCCCCTCGACTTCACCGATAAAATCGTTCAGATCACCGGCGCAGGCTCCGGCTTTGGCCGCACCGCAGCGGAAAAATTCAGTAAAGCCGGGGCGAAGCTGGTGCTCTCCGACATCAATGAAGCCGGACTTGCCGAAACCGTCTCTCTGCTCGACCTGTCGACCGATCGCCTTCTGGCGCTCCACTGCGACATCAGTGATCCGGACCAGGTGGCCCATATGGTGACACGCGCGGTTGAAACCTTCGGCGCTCTCGACATCGCCATCAACAACGCCGGCATGGCTAATGAGATGGCCCGTATTGGCGAGGCGAGCCTCAGTGAATTCGATCAGGTGATGGCGGTCAATGTGCGCGGTGTCTTCCTTTGTATGCAACAGGAGCTGCAGCAGATGAGCCAACAAGGCCACGGCGTGATCCTCAATGTCGCCTCGGTCGCGGGCCTGATCGGTGCGCCCTATATGGGCATATATGCCGCGAGCAAACATGCGGTGATTGGCCTGACCAAGACAGCAGCGCTGGAATATGCCCGTAAGAACATCCGCATCAACGCCATTTGCCCGGCCTTTTGCTATACCCCGATGGTCGGTCAGATCATTGACGGCAAGGGCGGCGACAAGCGTGAGGCCGACATGGCCAACAATATCCCCATGGGTCGCCTCGGCACGGCGGAAGAGATCGTTCATGGCATGATGTGGCTGTGCAGTACGGAGAACAGCTTCACCACCGGCCAGGCCCTTGCCTTCGACGGCGGCCTGACTACGGCGTAA
- a CDS encoding phosphotransferase: protein MDEAKLTAYLEQYIDGFHGPLTLKKFPGGQSNPTYLITAASGKYVLRSKPPGKLLKSAHAVDREYQVTKALGGTDVPVATPLHLCQDEDVIGNWFYVMKYMDGRIFWDPALPDFTPAERGALYLEMNRVLAAIHSVDLKSHGLQDYGKPGNYFARQIGRWTSQYKASETETIDEMEQLMAWVADHIPPDDGQVSLIHGDYRIDNLIFHPTRPEIIAVVDWELSTLGHPLADLAYQCMQWRMPSASLMRGLDGIDRAALGIPTEEEYVRAYAERRGLTGITHWPFYLAFSFFRLAAIVQGVMKRSLDGNASNARAQEVGRLARPLAVKALAILKEYNVL from the coding sequence ATGGATGAGGCAAAGCTCACCGCCTATCTCGAACAGTATATCGACGGGTTTCACGGCCCCCTGACCCTCAAGAAATTTCCCGGCGGGCAGTCGAACCCGACCTATCTGATCACCGCCGCCTCCGGCAAATACGTCCTGCGCAGTAAGCCACCGGGGAAATTGCTCAAATCCGCCCATGCGGTCGACCGGGAATATCAGGTCACCAAGGCCCTCGGCGGCACCGATGTGCCGGTGGCAACACCCTTGCATCTGTGTCAGGATGAAGATGTGATCGGCAACTGGTTTTACGTCATGAAATATATGGACGGGCGGATTTTCTGGGACCCGGCCCTGCCCGACTTTACACCGGCTGAGCGCGGCGCACTTTATCTTGAGATGAACCGGGTGCTGGCGGCGATCCACAGCGTTGATCTCAAGTCCCACGGCCTGCAGGATTACGGCAAGCCGGGCAATTATTTCGCCCGCCAGATCGGCCGCTGGACCAGCCAATATAAGGCGTCCGAAACCGAAACCATCGACGAGATGGAACAGCTCATGGCATGGGTCGCGGATCATATCCCGCCGGACGATGGTCAGGTCAGCCTGATCCACGGCGACTATCGCATAGACAATCTGATTTTCCACCCTACCCGACCGGAAATCATAGCCGTGGTTGACTGGGAGCTGTCGACCCTAGGCCACCCCCTCGCCGATCTCGCCTATCAATGTATGCAGTGGCGCATGCCGAGCGCCTCCCTGATGCGCGGGCTTGACGGGATCGACCGCGCGGCGCTGGGCATTCCGACGGAGGAGGAATATGTCCGCGCCTACGCCGAGCGCCGGGGCCTGACCGGGATCACCCATTGGCCGTTTTATCTCGCCTTCAGTTTCTTCCGCCTCGCCGCCATTGTCCAGGGGGTGATGAAGCGTAGCCTCGACGGCAATGCGTCCAATGCCCGCGCTCAGGAGGTCGGTCGCCTCGCCCGCCCACTGGCCGTCAAGGCCCTCGCCATTCTCAAAGAATATAACGTCCTCTAG
- a CDS encoding helix-turn-helix transcriptional regulator, producing MGQRNISLEHINRHAQQVYTYFLSHGSYLPLGTEKQHLHDKNITANLSEFRVELDRKIGHGYWQLNRLDPDITSYSGRCSYNQNIDLSSYINQEHFILRYIVSGAIKINVKGVQSYSAPQGKISLHHVQAGETINLFYPKDMTCLFVALYLSKSYMEKLCLLLPYENQKKLRMLLDQRFGLEGHEIELSAFDRSQIFQIQNLSASGELKRFAIKSKVRELLSHWLMNFTQCPEPDPTLLATVHNTEKFQKVFDLLKTHYISPPPTKEISRLIGLNQTTLRRGFRATYGKSISSHCLEKRMNRACELLLSKRMNISQISDDLGYAHSTNFTSAFKKYFGVLPKDFRAKDTV from the coding sequence GTGGGACAAAGAAATATTTCACTAGAACATATAAATAGACATGCTCAGCAGGTCTATACCTATTTTCTATCGCACGGGTCATATTTACCTTTAGGCACCGAGAAACAACATCTGCATGATAAAAACATCACCGCCAACCTTTCTGAGTTTCGTGTGGAACTTGACCGAAAAATCGGCCATGGTTATTGGCAACTTAACCGCCTTGACCCTGATATAACCTCCTATTCAGGGCGCTGCAGTTATAATCAGAACATTGATTTATCCAGTTACATTAATCAGGAACATTTTATTCTGCGGTATATCGTCTCGGGGGCCATCAAAATCAATGTCAAAGGCGTCCAGTCCTATTCTGCCCCACAGGGCAAAATCTCATTACATCATGTCCAGGCAGGCGAAACCATCAATCTTTTTTACCCCAAAGACATGACTTGCTTGTTCGTTGCCCTGTATCTTTCCAAAAGTTATATGGAAAAACTGTGTCTGCTGTTACCTTACGAGAACCAGAAGAAACTGCGCATGCTGCTAGATCAGCGGTTTGGTCTGGAAGGTCATGAAATTGAACTGTCTGCATTTGATCGCAGCCAGATATTCCAGATCCAGAATTTATCCGCGTCAGGCGAACTGAAAAGGTTCGCCATAAAGTCTAAGGTCAGAGAATTATTAAGTCACTGGCTTATGAATTTCACCCAGTGTCCTGAACCGGATCCAACGCTTCTTGCCACTGTTCACAATACTGAAAAATTCCAGAAAGTCTTTGACCTCTTAAAAACCCATTATATTTCTCCCCCACCCACAAAAGAAATCTCTCGTCTGATCGGGCTTAATCAGACAACATTGCGGCGAGGTTTCCGCGCGACCTATGGCAAGTCAATTTCATCACACTGTTTGGAAAAAAGAATGAACCGCGCCTGTGAACTTCTGTTGTCAAAAAGGATGAATATTTCGCAGATCTCAGATGATCTGGGCTATGCCCATTCAACCAACTTTACGAGTGCCTTCAAGAAATATTTTGGTGTTCTGCCCAAAGATTTTCGAGCAAAAGACACCGTCTGA
- a CDS encoding TonB-dependent receptor, giving the protein MTLLTPLCSAVAQEAENAEEPVFEEILVTGSRIRTNPLDKGAPILNVTAEDIDKSGLTSLGDFLQRLPGSGSALNTKFNSSGNFGFPPDGGGIGAGAAQVDLRNLGSKRVLVLVDGVRWVHGSSASGVSGATDLNTIPTSIIERVEVLQDGASAVYGSDAIAGVVNIITKKNQDGFEASAYVGAYDRGDGETQEYEVSWGQQSDKMNIFVSLSYNKQNRVSAADIPLSRFPSAGATSCEAGGCSSGTPQGRFFLTDPNTLNQLDLTLNDGVINDGGANIPFYNPAAPGTGDFHEFATADRFNFAPFNLVLTPSERVGVYSQVSYEIADNITMNFKALFNNRQSTNQAAPEPLFIGPEAGNGNLLDTISIHENNPFNPFGFTIDAETNGYFMGRRPLEAGPRIFNQTVNTWYVSGGFEGAFEAGDRNFYWDITSAYSKNRADQVKNGAFNSRHLKIALGDPDVCAATPGCVPFNFFGGQGSGSGSITPEMLEWVSFVQKDLSEQTLFDVTANLAGEIVELPAGPVGFAIGAEYREQSGFFVPDSIVTAGESAGVPSGPADGSYDTKEFYAEINLPLIRDAAFADLLDLNAAVRYSDYSTFGSNSTFKVGGKWRPTPDILLRASWSQGFRAPNIGELFGTFSRFDQTLADPCSDFNNNGASATTIANCVAAGVPADGSYAQFNPQISVITGGNINLQPEESESWSVGGVWSPDLGESSLTLEVNYYDIKLDDAISAVDAQLKLNNCFTAGDSVACQGITRTSGGVINGFDTTLQNIGGIRTSGFDFSANYMSPETDIGMFGFVWTNTLLFKYERLTEGASGLISSRLEGTERGDPEQAFPKWKSTGTLTWYKGDWTASWTGRYTAGVTEVNADDNQMAAVLYNDLQVTWAPEERNYSVSLGVNNIFDKDPSLCTSCALNGFDGSLHDLPGQFGYLRLTFKK; this is encoded by the coding sequence ATGACCCTGCTAACCCCCCTCTGTTCTGCGGTTGCTCAGGAAGCAGAGAATGCAGAAGAACCTGTTTTTGAAGAAATTCTGGTTACTGGGTCAAGAATCAGGACGAACCCCCTGGACAAGGGGGCGCCGATATTGAATGTCACGGCAGAGGATATTGATAAATCGGGTTTGACATCCTTGGGTGATTTTTTACAACGGCTGCCTGGATCAGGTAGTGCGCTAAATACGAAATTCAACAGTTCCGGTAATTTCGGTTTCCCACCAGATGGCGGGGGTATCGGTGCCGGGGCCGCCCAGGTTGATCTGCGTAATCTTGGATCAAAGCGTGTTCTTGTTTTGGTGGATGGCGTTCGTTGGGTGCATGGCTCATCCGCGTCCGGGGTGTCCGGGGCGACCGATCTGAACACCATTCCGACCAGTATTATTGAACGGGTCGAGGTTCTGCAGGATGGGGCGTCGGCGGTTTATGGCTCAGATGCCATTGCCGGAGTGGTCAATATCATTACCAAAAAAAATCAGGACGGTTTTGAAGCTTCTGCGTATGTTGGTGCTTATGATCGCGGTGATGGTGAAACACAGGAATATGAAGTTTCCTGGGGACAGCAGAGTGACAAGATGAATATTTTTGTCAGCCTGAGTTATAATAAGCAAAACCGGGTGAGTGCAGCGGATATTCCGCTCTCGCGGTTTCCCTCAGCTGGCGCGACCAGTTGTGAGGCAGGGGGCTGTAGCTCTGGGACGCCTCAGGGCCGTTTTTTCCTGACTGACCCGAATACCTTGAACCAACTTGACCTGACCCTTAATGACGGGGTGATCAATGATGGTGGCGCCAATATCCCTTTCTATAATCCTGCCGCCCCTGGTACGGGGGACTTTCATGAATTTGCAACGGCGGACCGATTTAATTTTGCGCCGTTCAATCTGGTGCTGACGCCATCTGAACGGGTCGGGGTTTATTCTCAGGTGAGCTATGAGATTGCCGACAATATAACAATGAATTTCAAGGCATTGTTCAATAATCGTCAATCTACCAACCAAGCGGCTCCTGAGCCTCTTTTTATTGGCCCTGAAGCCGGTAACGGGAATCTTCTGGATACAATTTCAATTCATGAAAATAATCCATTCAATCCCTTTGGCTTTACCATTGATGCGGAAACGAATGGATATTTCATGGGGCGTCGTCCTCTGGAAGCCGGGCCACGTATCTTTAATCAAACTGTGAATACCTGGTATGTCTCAGGGGGATTCGAAGGCGCTTTTGAAGCAGGGGACCGTAATTTCTACTGGGATATTACGTCCGCATATTCCAAGAACCGGGCGGATCAGGTCAAGAATGGCGCGTTTAATTCCCGTCATTTGAAAATCGCACTTGGTGATCCGGATGTTTGTGCCGCGACACCGGGGTGTGTTCCGTTTAATTTCTTTGGCGGACAAGGATCGGGCAGTGGGTCTATTACACCTGAAATGCTGGAATGGGTGAGCTTTGTTCAAAAAGATCTCAGCGAACAAACCCTGTTTGATGTGACCGCGAACCTGGCCGGTGAAATTGTTGAATTACCCGCAGGGCCGGTCGGCTTTGCCATCGGGGCTGAATATCGTGAACAATCAGGTTTCTTTGTACCGGATTCGATTGTCACGGCTGGTGAAAGTGCCGGGGTGCCTTCTGGTCCGGCGGACGGCAGCTATGACACGAAGGAATTTTATGCCGAAATAAACCTGCCGCTTATCCGTGACGCGGCCTTTGCTGACCTGTTGGATTTGAACGCGGCGGTGCGCTATTCGGATTACAGTACATTTGGTAGTAACAGCACCTTCAAGGTCGGCGGTAAATGGAGGCCGACACCTGATATCCTGTTGCGGGCATCTTGGTCACAGGGGTTCCGGGCGCCAAATATTGGTGAATTGTTCGGAACGTTTTCCCGGTTTGACCAGACTTTGGCCGACCCTTGTTCGGACTTTAACAATAATGGGGCCTCTGCGACAACCATAGCGAATTGTGTCGCGGCCGGTGTACCGGCAGATGGCAGTTATGCCCAGTTTAATCCGCAGATCTCTGTGATTACGGGCGGCAATATTAACTTGCAACCGGAAGAATCGGAAAGCTGGAGTGTCGGCGGGGTCTGGAGCCCTGATCTGGGCGAAAGCAGTCTGACGCTGGAAGTTAATTACTATGATATTAAACTGGATGATGCGATTTCTGCGGTAGATGCGCAGTTGAAGCTGAATAATTGCTTCACCGCCGGAGATAGTGTTGCTTGTCAAGGGATCACACGAACGTCAGGAGGGGTGATCAACGGTTTTGATACCACCTTGCAGAACATCGGGGGCATCAGAACTTCTGGTTTTGATTTCTCGGCAAACTATATGAGCCCGGAAACGGACATCGGTATGTTTGGCTTTGTCTGGACCAACACCTTACTGTTTAAGTATGAGCGTTTGACAGAAGGGGCCAGTGGATTGATTTCTTCTCGTCTGGAAGGCACCGAACGGGGTGATCCGGAGCAGGCTTTCCCGAAATGGAAATCCACAGGAACGCTGACATGGTACAAGGGAGACTGGACAGCGTCCTGGACTGGTCGTTATACGGCCGGTGTAACGGAAGTGAATGCCGATGACAACCAGATGGCTGCTGTTCTCTATAATGATCTTCAGGTGACATGGGCACCAGAAGAAAGAAACTATAGTGTCAGTCTGGGGGTCAATAATATCTTTGATAAGGATCCGTCCTTATGTACGTCCTGTGCGTTGAATGGCTTTGACGGGTCTCTCCATGATCTGCCGGGGCAGTTTGGCTATCTACGTCTGACGTTCAAAAAATAA
- a CDS encoding acyl-CoA dehydrogenase family protein, with protein MNFDHSPKVEELRRRVTDFMEQHIVPRLRQHHDEIHAGTFPVSFMEDLKALAKAEGLWNLFLPHLQDGEAGTRLTNLEYAPLAEIMGRVLWSSEVFNCSAPDTGNMEILHMFGTDEQKAQWLAPLLEGKIRSAFAMTEPDVASSDATNIQTLITADGDDYVINGRKWFISNAAHPNCKIMILMGKTDPDNADRHRQQSMILVPMDRPGVTVERNISVMNHHSPEGHCEITFKDVRVPKTSLLGGEGDGFMMAQARLGPGRIHHCMRSIGQSELALDLMVERAQERKSFGKYLHQHGAVGEWIARSRMEIDQARLLVLKCADMIDKVGAKGARKEISMIKAIVPHMQTTIADRAMQVFGAMGISPDTPLADIWTWGRALRYADGPDEVHLRAIARLEIKQAQDRPGFTLPYLTAPQRTL; from the coding sequence ATGAATTTCGACCATAGCCCCAAAGTGGAAGAGTTGCGCCGTCGCGTGACCGATTTCATGGAACAGCATATCGTACCGCGCCTCCGCCAGCATCATGACGAGATTCACGCCGGAACCTTCCCCGTCTCTTTCATGGAAGACCTGAAAGCGCTGGCGAAAGCCGAGGGTCTGTGGAATCTGTTCCTGCCGCATTTGCAGGACGGGGAAGCGGGCACACGCCTGACCAATCTTGAATATGCCCCGCTGGCGGAAATCATGGGCCGGGTGTTGTGGTCGTCGGAAGTTTTCAATTGCAGCGCCCCGGATACCGGTAATATGGAAATCCTGCATATGTTCGGCACGGATGAACAAAAGGCCCAGTGGCTTGCCCCCCTGCTTGAGGGAAAAATCCGCTCCGCCTTTGCCATGACCGAACCGGATGTCGCCTCCTCCGACGCCACCAATATCCAGACCCTGATCACCGCTGACGGCGATGATTATGTCATCAATGGCCGCAAATGGTTTATTTCCAACGCCGCCCATCCCAACTGCAAAATCATGATCCTGATGGGCAAGACCGATCCCGACAATGCCGACCGTCACCGTCAGCAAAGCATGATCCTGGTGCCGATGGACCGCCCCGGCGTCACGGTCGAGCGCAATATCTCCGTCATGAACCATCATTCGCCGGAAGGCCATTGCGAGATCACCTTCAAAGATGTCCGGGTGCCAAAGACCAGCCTTCTCGGCGGCGAAGGCGATGGCTTCATGATGGCGCAAGCGCGCCTTGGCCCTGGTCGCATCCATCACTGCATGCGGTCCATCGGTCAGAGCGAACTGGCGCTGGACCTGATGGTCGAGCGGGCTCAGGAACGTAAATCCTTCGGAAAATACCTGCATCAGCATGGCGCGGTCGGCGAATGGATCGCCCGGTCGCGCATGGAAATTGATCAGGCCCGGCTTTTGGTCTTGAAATGCGCCGATATGATTGACAAAGTAGGGGCCAAGGGCGCGCGCAAGGAAATTTCCATGATCAAGGCCATTGTTCCCCATATGCAGACCACCATTGCCGATCGGGCGATGCAGGTCTTCGGCGCCATGGGCATTTCCCCCGACACGCCGCTGGCCGATATCTGGACCTGGGGCCGGGCGCTGCGTTATGCCGACGGCCCTGACGAGGTGCACTTACGCGCCATTGCCCGGCTGGAAATCAAACAGGCCCAGGACAGGCCCGGTTTCACCCTGCCCTATCTCACCGCGCCCCAGCGCACGTTATAA
- a CDS encoding proline racemase family protein, producing the protein MSQPSSLHIIDMHTAGEPVRLLLPGQITLHGATLLEKRQDMKTRHDAIRRALMMEPRGHRDMYGAVLTEPADPQSDVAVLFMHHSGYSTMCGHATIALGRYLYDEHQKRHPGQPRHTFRIECPCGPVDVRVTEDANGNVVSAFDSVDCFVDGLDESIELDGLGHITYDIAYGGAYYAILPAARLGLDFLTTPVRQLADAANRITDHLRATRPIIHPHEEDLSFLYGTILTDDTPPVRDAISYNLCLFGDGQIDRSPTGSGVSARMALYHRKGLVTEASRPRFAGVSGIPFDARLCRSTKDSVAVRISGCGYYTGRGEMIIAPEDSLTYGFTLRNTFHDVMTSQKEI; encoded by the coding sequence ATGTCCCAGCCGTCCTCGTTACACATCATTGATATGCATACCGCCGGCGAACCCGTGCGGCTGCTGCTGCCAGGCCAGATCACGTTGCATGGCGCGACCCTGCTCGAAAAACGTCAGGATATGAAGACACGCCATGATGCAATCCGACGGGCACTGATGATGGAACCCCGGGGACATCGCGATATGTATGGCGCCGTTTTGACAGAACCCGCAGACCCGCAATCCGATGTCGCCGTCCTGTTCATGCATCATTCGGGCTATAGCACCATGTGCGGTCATGCCACCATCGCGCTGGGCCGGTATCTCTATGATGAGCATCAGAAAAGACACCCGGGCCAGCCCCGCCACACATTCCGCATTGAATGTCCCTGTGGACCGGTTGATGTGCGGGTAACAGAAGATGCGAACGGTAACGTGGTCAGCGCATTTGACAGTGTTGATTGTTTTGTCGATGGTCTGGATGAGAGCATCGAACTCGACGGTTTAGGCCATATCACCTATGACATCGCCTATGGCGGGGCCTATTACGCCATTCTTCCCGCGGCCCGTCTCGGGCTCGATTTCCTCACCACCCCCGTCCGGCAGCTGGCCGATGCCGCCAACCGCATTACAGACCATCTGCGCGCCACCCGCCCGATTATTCACCCCCATGAAGAAGACCTGTCTTTCCTCTATGGCACCATTCTCACTGACGACACTCCCCCGGTGAGAGACGCCATCAGTTATAACCTGTGTCTGTTCGGCGACGGACAGATAGACCGTAGTCCCACCGGCAGTGGCGTCAGCGCCCGCATGGCGCTCTATCACCGGAAAGGTCTGGTGACAGAAGCCTCCCGACCGCGCTTCGCCGGCGTAAGCGGCATTCCTTTCGATGCCCGCCTGTGCCGCTCCACAAAGGACAGCGTCGCCGTCCGCATTTCCGGGTGCGGTTATTACACCGGCCGCGGCGAGATGATCATCGCCCCGGAAGATTCCTTGACTTATGGCTTTACTCTGCGAAATACTTTTCATGACGTCATGACGTCGCAAAAGGAAATATAA
- a CDS encoding ornithine cyclodeaminase family protein, with the protein MLLPFITADQIRDILRFDTLIPALEKAFTLACTVPERAHYQMGDAWDRDAQMLIMPAWRQDHYAGVKLITLYPDNPKQGRPNITGIYCLFDGATGQPLAQMDAGEITRWRTAATSVLAAKYLAPADPTSHLIIGTGALARPFIEAYSQAYPRNELWLWGRSADKTQALVTDLQKHIPQLHATKDLATAARSARLITTLTNSKTPVLQGDWISPGTYLDLVGSYRPDMREVGDDIIRRAEIFVDIRDGAPVESGDLTQPLDSGLIKMSDIKADLSDLVTGRHKGRSDLQDITLFKSAGAASEDLAAAILIYESFTDL; encoded by the coding sequence ATGCTCCTGCCCTTTATCACTGCCGATCAAATCCGGGACATTTTACGCTTTGACACCTTGATTCCGGCACTGGAAAAAGCCTTTACCCTCGCCTGCACGGTTCCGGAACGGGCCCATTACCAAATGGGGGACGCCTGGGACCGGGACGCCCAAATGCTGATCATGCCCGCCTGGCGCCAGGATCATTATGCCGGGGTGAAACTGATCACGCTCTATCCTGACAACCCCAAGCAGGGACGGCCCAATATTACCGGGATATATTGCCTGTTTGATGGCGCCACCGGACAACCCCTGGCCCAGATGGATGCCGGTGAGATCACCCGTTGGCGTACCGCTGCGACCTCTGTGCTGGCGGCAAAATATCTTGCCCCGGCAGACCCGACATCTCATCTCATCATCGGCACCGGCGCCCTCGCCCGCCCCTTTATTGAAGCCTATAGCCAAGCATATCCCCGTAATGAACTATGGCTATGGGGCCGCTCGGCGGATAAAACACAGGCCCTTGTCACAGACTTGCAGAAACATATTCCTCAATTACACGCCACAAAAGACCTGGCCACCGCCGCCCGGTCGGCCCGGCTGATCACCACCCTGACCAACAGCAAAACCCCGGTTTTACAGGGCGACTGGATCAGCCCCGGCACCTATCTGGATCTGGTCGGCAGTTACCGCCCCGACATGCGGGAAGTTGGCGACGACATCATCCGGCGCGCGGAAATCTTCGTCGACATCAGAGACGGCGCGCCCGTGGAATCCGGCGACCTGACACAGCCACTGGACAGTGGCCTGATCAAAATGAGCGATATCAAAGCCGACCTGTCTGACCTGGTCACTGGCCGTCATAAAGGCCGGTCCGACTTACAGGACATCACCCTGTTCAAGTCCGCCGGCGCAGCCAGTGAAGACCTGGCCGCCGCCATTCTGATATATGAAAGCTTTACAGACTTATGA
- a CDS encoding SDR family NAD(P)-dependent oxidoreductase, whose product MQDIFSLQGKIALITGASSGLGGHFAKTLARAGASVVVAARRRDKLDQLVGEIAGEGGTVMAVTMDVTDGDSVRAAYDAAEAQMGIIDVIVCNAGVADTRSFLDMDEDSWDFTMDTNLKGVWRVAQEGCRRLVRADKPGVVINISSLLGLAFQTLQTAYATSKAGVIHMTRCMASELMRYNIRVNSIAPGYFKTEMNATFFDTEKGKAYIKTIPARRLGDLAELDGPLLLLASDASSFVNGTTLIVDGGHLVKSH is encoded by the coding sequence ATGCAAGATATATTCAGCTTACAGGGCAAGATCGCCCTCATCACCGGGGCCTCCAGCGGATTGGGCGGTCATTTTGCCAAAACCCTGGCCCGCGCCGGCGCGTCTGTCGTCGTCGCCGCCCGCCGCCGCGACAAACTTGATCAACTGGTCGGTGAAATTGCCGGTGAAGGTGGAACCGTGATGGCCGTCACCATGGATGTCACCGACGGTGACAGCGTGCGCGCTGCCTATGATGCCGCCGAGGCGCAAATGGGCATCATTGATGTCATTGTCTGCAACGCCGGCGTCGCCGACACCAGATCCTTCCTTGATATGGACGAGGACAGCTGGGATTTCACCATGGACACCAATCTAAAGGGCGTCTGGCGGGTGGCGCAGGAAGGCTGCCGCCGTTTGGTCAGAGCAGACAAACCCGGTGTCGTGATTAATATTTCGTCCCTGCTTGGCCTCGCCTTCCAGACCCTGCAGACCGCCTACGCCACCTCGAAAGCCGGGGTCATTCACATGACCCGCTGCATGGCGTCGGAACTGATGCGCTATAACATCCGGGTCAACAGCATCGCACCCGGCTATTTCAAGACGGAAATGAACGCCACATTTTTCGATACGGAAAAGGGCAAGGCCTATATCAAGACCATTCCGGCCCGGCGGCTCGGGGACCTCGCGGAACTGGACGGCCCGCTGCTGCTGCTCGCCAGCGATGCGTCGTCTTTTGTTAATGGCACCACCCTGATCGTCGACGGCGGTCATCTGGTCAAATCACATTAG
- a CDS encoding GntR family transcriptional regulator gives MPFLRHTVADSVFLELKKRIISGEYAAGFQLRQDQLATELGASRIPIREALLRLEAEGLVDIAAHKGGVVRGLSLAEATEFFNLRILIECNLLKDALPNMTSEDFDQAEESLHKFDHMVISGQNIEQWAKLNWEFHNHFYRAANQPHTLKILQTLHSNTDRYIRQQLLREGAPERAHEEHAELIELGRRGDITGAAKLLKKHISAAYKQVKSALV, from the coding sequence GTGCCATTTCTTCGTCATACTGTCGCGGACAGTGTTTTTCTAGAACTTAAAAAACGCATCATTTCCGGTGAATATGCGGCGGGGTTTCAATTGCGCCAGGACCAATTGGCGACGGAACTTGGCGCCAGCCGGATTCCGATCCGCGAGGCTTTGTTGCGGCTGGAGGCGGAAGGTCTGGTGGATATCGCGGCCCATAAAGGCGGGGTTGTACGCGGACTTTCTCTTGCCGAAGCAACAGAATTCTTTAATCTGCGCATTCTGATTGAATGCAATTTGTTGAAAGATGCGTTGCCGAACATGACGTCGGAAGATTTTGACCAGGCGGAAGAGTCTTTGCATAAATTTGATCATATGGTGATCAGCGGCCAGAATATTGAACAATGGGCGAAGCTCAATTGGGAGTTCCATAATCATTTTTACCGCGCCGCCAATCAGCCTCATACCCTGAAAATTCTTCAGACCCTGCACAGCAACACGGACCGTTATATCCGTCAGCAATTGTTGCGGGAAGGGGCGCCGGAGCGGGCCCATGAGGAGCATGCCGAACTGATCGAGCTTGGTCGGCGGGGCGATATTACCGGTGCGGCCAAACTCCTGAAAAAGCACATCAGCGCCGCATACAAACAGGTTAAAAGCGCTCTGGTATAA